Proteins encoded within one genomic window of Triticum aestivum cultivar Chinese Spring unplaced genomic scaffold, IWGSC CS RefSeq v2.1 scaffold56186, whole genome shotgun sequence:
- the LOC123175852 gene encoding germin-like protein 8-5, with amino-acid sequence MASPSSFLLLAVLLALVSWQATASDPSPLQDFCVADMNSPVRVNGFVCKNPMEVNADNFFKAAALDKPRVTNKVGSNVTLINVMQIAGLNTLGISIVRIDYAPLGQNPPHTHPRATEILTVLEGTLYVGFVTSNQPAPNRNKFLSKVLNKGDVFVFPAGLIHFQFNPNPHKPAVAIAALSSQNPRAITIANAVFGSDPQISDDVLAKAFQVEKNTIDRLQAQFWENNHN; translated from the exons ATGGCATcaccctcttccttccttctcctcgcTGTTCTTCTCGCGCTGGTCTCATGGCAGGCCACTGCCTCCGATCCTAGCCCCCTGCAGGACTTTTGTGTCGCCGACATGAATTCACCAG TACGTGTCAATGGGTTTGTTTGCAAGAACCCAATGGAGGTCAACGCTGACAACTTCTTCAAGGCAGCCGCGCTCGACAAGCCTAGGGTGACCAACAAGGTTGGATCCAACGTCACTTTGATCAACGTCATGCAGATTGCTGGACTCAACACCCTCGGCATCTCAATTGTGCGCATCGACTATGCTCCCTTGGGTCAAAACCCACCACATACGCACCCTCGCGCCACTGAGATCCTCACGGTGCTCGAGGGGACACTGTACGTTGGCTTTGTCACATCCAACCAGCCCGCCCCAAACAGAAACAAGTTCCTCTCGAAGGTGCTCAACAAAGGTGATGTGTTCGTCTTCCCCGCGGGGCTCATCCACTTCCAATTCAACCCCAACCCCCACAAGCCTGCCGTTGCAATTGCCGCGCTCAGCAGCCAGAACCCAAGGGCTATCACAATTGCCAATGCGGTGTTTGGGTCAGACCCACAAATATCCGATGATGTTCTTGCCAAGGCGTTTCAGGTGGAAAAGAATACAATAGACCGGCTCCAGGCTCAGTTCTGGGAGAACAACCACAACTAA